Proteins from a single region of Cupriavidus sp. MP-37:
- a CDS encoding PLP-dependent aminotransferase family protein: MKIHNIQFSRRAQALTSSVIREVLKLTEKPEIISFAGGLPSAETFPVAALQAACERLFADAPTASLQYAPTEGLQPLRQWVAEKHGVDAANVLITTGSQQALDLLAKVFIDPGSKVLVEAPTYLGALQAFSLSEPSYTEVPTDEQGLEPGALTEALVDGARFLYAIPNFQNPTGRRLPLERREALVARAKALGILLVEDNPYGELRYRGSSLPSLHSLNPEGVIYMGSFSKILAPGLRLGYMLAPPAIHAKLVQAKQASDLHTPSFTQRVAYEVLRTGMLDEHIASVCDLYGKHCAAMLDALTRHMPAGIRWSRPEGGMFIWVELPQGIDAMALLEAAVARNVAFVPGAPFYAITPRSNTLRLAFVTVPPAKIEEGIARLGELVTQFVHADQPADPVPACQ; encoded by the coding sequence ATGAAAATCCACAACATCCAGTTTTCGCGCCGGGCACAGGCGCTGACCAGTTCTGTGATCCGCGAAGTACTGAAACTCACGGAAAAACCGGAAATCATCTCGTTCGCAGGCGGCCTTCCGTCCGCCGAGACCTTCCCAGTGGCGGCGCTGCAAGCCGCCTGCGAGCGCTTGTTCGCCGATGCACCCACGGCGTCGCTGCAGTACGCACCAACCGAAGGCTTGCAACCGCTGCGACAGTGGGTGGCCGAGAAGCATGGCGTAGATGCAGCCAATGTGCTCATTACCACGGGCTCGCAGCAGGCATTGGACCTATTGGCTAAGGTCTTCATCGATCCCGGCAGCAAGGTGCTGGTGGAAGCGCCGACTTACCTCGGCGCATTGCAGGCGTTCTCGCTTTCCGAGCCGAGCTATACCGAGGTTCCAACCGACGAGCAAGGGCTGGAGCCGGGGGCACTGACCGAAGCTCTCGTTGACGGCGCCAGATTTCTGTATGCAATCCCGAACTTCCAGAATCCGACCGGGCGCCGGCTGCCACTGGAGCGCCGCGAGGCGCTGGTAGCGCGGGCCAAGGCGCTAGGGATCCTGCTGGTCGAGGACAACCCCTATGGTGAGCTGCGCTACAGGGGTTCGTCACTGCCATCCCTGCATTCGCTGAACCCCGAAGGCGTGATCTATATGGGGTCGTTCTCCAAGATCCTGGCACCTGGCCTTCGACTGGGGTACATGCTGGCTCCGCCGGCAATCCACGCGAAGCTTGTGCAGGCAAAACAGGCTTCCGACCTGCACACGCCCAGCTTCACCCAGCGGGTAGCCTACGAAGTCCTCAGGACCGGCATGCTCGACGAACATATCGCATCAGTTTGCGATCTTTATGGCAAGCACTGCGCGGCCATGCTGGATGCGCTGACACGACACATGCCAGCAGGGATACGGTGGAGCCGGCCCGAAGGCGGGATGTTCATTTGGGTCGAATTGCCGCAAGGCATCGACGCCATGGCTTTGCTTGAGGCAGCGGTCGCCAGGAACGTGGCGTTCGTTCCCGGCGCGCCGTTCTATGCCATCACGCCGCGCAGCAACACGCTGAGGCTCGCCTTTGTCACGGTGCCGCCGGCGAAGATCGAGGAGGGCATCGCAAGACTGGGCGAGCTTGTCACGCAATTTGTGCACGCAGACCAGCCGGCAGATCCTGTGCCGGCATGCCAGTGA
- a CDS encoding DUF1330 domain-containing protein: MPKGYWIGQVEITDLEKFEAYSKANQIAYRKYGGRYLIRGGNADVVEGSFRSRLVVIEFADYETALACYHSEEYQLAAALRKAGSTGDVVVVEGYAGAQPEDAQQ; the protein is encoded by the coding sequence ATGCCCAAGGGATACTGGATCGGCCAGGTGGAAATTACCGACCTGGAGAAGTTCGAAGCCTACAGTAAGGCCAACCAGATTGCTTATCGAAAGTATGGCGGGCGATATCTGATCCGGGGTGGTAACGCAGATGTGGTGGAAGGCAGTTTCCGCTCGCGTCTGGTGGTGATCGAATTTGCCGACTACGAAACCGCGCTCGCCTGCTACCACTCCGAGGAGTACCAGCTTGCCGCGGCCTTGCGCAAGGCGGGATCGACCGGGGACGTTGTGGTGGTCGAGGGCTACGCCGGCGCGCAACCGGAGGATGCGCAGCAGTAA
- a CDS encoding TnsD family Tn7-like transposition protein, protein MMPRIPVLLPRPPQEAASSIARGLFMDGDTILAAKDRFAPGRAFGTVPRMSLTQLASLTSGLYGNAERLLKEHSAYPLLALGLLPEMAATQGQRLLHGSGRSVQPTLRVWAGMRVGGIRICPECEASAWERFGVSAFFWPHLVPFVQACPWHGCRLVERCPHPIPAPKRSAVRPAAADRVAYARAILAITGLGDRQEAACHFAESLATAGFFADTGGARTHAFSEAFRNYCACLDVAPSLRKLAALPGRGAKVLAWVAGRATLHPIYLALLWMFLEDGGIGKARPVKPAAVQRPTIMPRALPQRAWRAGRIRPLPVDGRHRYSRQDLTDLIARQCTPNEIARLCRLSLDTVYREIRQQGLRPALATAQLERIRSEARLVWLARMRAAPQSSANQIARVEPRLFHWLSRHDAVWLHDHWPLVAGPISLTRRDAHGVSGQDASLAAKIRRAAAWLTQEYPHRRPSNAALRRQLGMSEYALRKASNAARVQQAIDQYLRTGSVKDALPAHTCRNATARRTRA, encoded by the coding sequence ATGATGCCGCGGATACCGGTTCTGCTGCCCCGACCGCCGCAGGAAGCCGCGAGCAGCATCGCCCGCGGACTGTTCATGGATGGCGACACCATCCTTGCGGCGAAGGATCGGTTTGCCCCCGGTCGTGCATTTGGCACCGTGCCCCGCATGTCGCTGACCCAGCTAGCGTCCCTCACTAGCGGGTTGTATGGCAATGCCGAGCGGTTGTTGAAGGAGCATTCGGCATATCCGTTGCTGGCGCTTGGCCTGCTGCCGGAGATGGCGGCCACGCAGGGGCAGCGCCTGTTGCATGGCAGCGGTCGTTCGGTACAACCCACCCTGCGGGTATGGGCGGGCATGCGAGTGGGCGGCATTCGCATCTGTCCCGAATGCGAAGCCAGCGCGTGGGAGCGCTTTGGTGTCAGCGCGTTCTTTTGGCCACACCTTGTTCCGTTCGTGCAAGCGTGCCCCTGGCACGGCTGCAGGTTAGTCGAGCGTTGTCCTCATCCGATTCCTGCCCCGAAACGGTCCGCGGTACGTCCCGCTGCCGCCGACCGCGTCGCCTACGCCCGTGCGATTTTGGCAATCACCGGCCTGGGCGACAGGCAGGAAGCGGCCTGCCATTTCGCGGAAAGTCTCGCCACCGCGGGCTTTTTCGCTGACACCGGTGGTGCGCGCACACATGCGTTTTCAGAGGCGTTCCGCAACTACTGCGCGTGCTTAGACGTCGCGCCATCACTGCGCAAGCTCGCAGCGTTGCCAGGGCGTGGTGCAAAGGTGCTGGCTTGGGTGGCGGGTCGCGCGACGCTACATCCGATCTATCTCGCGTTGCTATGGATGTTTCTCGAGGATGGCGGAATCGGGAAAGCTCGACCAGTGAAGCCTGCCGCGGTGCAGCGCCCGACCATAATGCCGAGGGCATTACCACAGCGGGCATGGCGTGCTGGCCGGATACGTCCGCTGCCAGTTGACGGCCGTCATCGATACTCGCGCCAAGATCTGACTGACCTGATTGCTCGGCAGTGCACCCCGAATGAGATTGCTCGCCTGTGTCGATTGTCACTGGACACCGTCTATCGCGAAATCCGCCAACAGGGCCTGCGTCCCGCGCTCGCGACGGCGCAGCTTGAGCGGATCCGCTCGGAGGCTCGCCTAGTATGGCTCGCGAGAATGCGAGCCGCACCGCAGTCTTCAGCCAACCAGATTGCCCGCGTAGAGCCGCGGCTGTTCCATTGGCTGAGCCGCCACGATGCGGTGTGGCTGCATGACCATTGGCCACTGGTGGCAGGCCCGATATCGCTTACGCGACGCGACGCCCATGGCGTCAGCGGTCAAGATGCGTCGCTTGCGGCAAAGATCCGACGGGCAGCAGCCTGGCTCACGCAAGAGTATCCCCATCGGCGACCGTCAAATGCCGCGCTGCGGCGCCAGCTTGGCATGTCAGAGTATGCGCTGCGCAAGGCATCCAACGCCGCGCGGGTGCAACAAGCAATTGATCAGTACTTGCGCACCGGGTCGGTCAAGGACGCCTTGCCGGCGCACACGTGCAGGAACGCCACCGCCAGGAGGACCCGAGCATGA
- a CDS encoding DUF1837 domain-containing protein, with protein MTASSDNHFEGLLDPIDGVDNVLKEVVANPPLDSPRLLFLRMRENEPQVNQFAELLTDQLVNYVVPLSKRQDANADGSQSRTGGDTAAAMRLRREAVRLLVKYSEANKARYGEIGELISYVVAVRFLGAAQIGAKMALKTSSEMPVHGVDGLHARANDDGTVTFYLLESKVIPDATDATRDMLKSVAEYQADYGRRLNELRLVGDLSNLDALQGAQRDAAKSFFNSYAGNGSHLLRRDIHVGSLVFNEDAYKNKLPRDRSKPITMHEDHFEVLYSAKHGVFGKNLSRQALDKSIDLGGCIVFLLAIPDVNELKRVFAEMNR; from the coding sequence TTGACGGCGTCGAGCGACAACCATTTTGAAGGCTTGTTAGACCCCATCGATGGGGTCGATAACGTGCTCAAAGAAGTCGTGGCGAATCCGCCACTAGACTCTCCGCGCCTTCTGTTCTTGCGGATGAGAGAGAACGAGCCACAAGTCAATCAGTTCGCTGAGTTGTTGACCGACCAGCTTGTTAACTACGTGGTCCCCCTTTCCAAGCGACAGGATGCCAATGCCGATGGTTCCCAGTCAAGGACAGGAGGCGACACGGCAGCGGCCATGCGACTGCGCCGCGAAGCGGTTCGTCTGCTCGTTAAGTATAGTGAGGCCAACAAGGCGAGGTATGGCGAAATCGGAGAACTGATTTCCTATGTAGTGGCAGTGCGATTCCTTGGTGCGGCGCAGATTGGCGCGAAGATGGCACTGAAGACTTCCTCCGAGATGCCGGTGCATGGGGTCGATGGGCTCCATGCGCGGGCCAATGACGATGGGACGGTGACTTTCTATCTCCTGGAATCGAAAGTCATCCCTGACGCAACTGATGCAACGCGCGACATGCTCAAATCGGTCGCGGAATACCAAGCGGACTACGGCCGTAGACTGAACGAGCTTCGTCTCGTTGGTGACTTGTCTAATCTTGACGCACTGCAAGGGGCGCAACGGGACGCTGCGAAATCGTTCTTCAATTCATATGCTGGGAACGGTAGCCACCTTCTGCGGCGCGACATTCATGTTGGCAGTCTGGTATTCAACGAGGACGCCTACAAGAACAAGCTCCCTCGAGACCGAAGCAAGCCGATTACCATGCATGAAGACCATTTTGAGGTCCTATACTCGGCAAAGCACGGTGTGTTTGGAAAGAACTTGTCTCGACAGGCTCTCGACAAGAGCATCGACCTCGGCGGCTGTATTGTGTTCTTACTCGCCATTCCAGACGTCAACGAACTTAAGCGTGTCTTTGCGGAGATGAATCGATGA
- a CDS encoding DEAD/DEAH box helicase, with translation MSTFATEVAQDIRREQAFWSDLAELRAVGIRSTLLDETREVTISGPTLGSEALTRLLNSASVFASARDEESKELAQQIAVFASIASSEPAVRQASIRILSDLGNFPGLARLEVLHPVELSFETHMRKGLLKEINSVDMAGKHTALTAYQLELWKSLDGAKATAVSAPTSSGKSFVVLEHLCERALAARRFTAIYVAPTRALLAEIHGKLEKRLSRIDADIRVTTIPVPDPESRPKQIYVLTQERAQFLLSTAIMRGAVDLVISDEAQSLGDDSRGMILQDTLEKLWELNPQATFLFLAPGASGLGLIGETIGLPAVEVKETTLSPVVQNRISVGFSDFNEHLVKLDLVTPRRLEPIGSYQFKRGFALSEDTKLAAVAQELGASGRSLVYATGPKNAEDLTELLALNRPHVGSKVLNDLAKFIEQHIHKQYSLAKYVRQGVAFHYGNMPSLLREGIEAAFRGGELDYLCCTTTLFQGVNLPARNVFIDTPTRGRGEPLDEADLWNFAGRAGRLGEEVVGNVFLVNYENWETQPLTERKPFAMKAAFKETVEGDFDAVARLLGAATLKAPLSERGHTDAGKVTAAAGLILFRSSQGTLDTLLNRSSMGLSAEQKSNLSLLASSALKSLELPEAVLTTSWMLDPVALASLHKRLVDGIRKREFSKLMPVNPSGDAYKVYNSIFRRLYKHLGGLNLTGEEAKRTRGFVNHVTATALKWMRGEPLTRLVAEAVKYKHGMAQKSGRKAPSQAVIDGAIRDMFALIEKTIRFTLVQWAKAYVDLLKFALKQEGMEDLANQVYDFSLALELGVSTNTGRSLVEFGLSRITAAALASLITDSSLTPEQVREWFAKQPEPLLSQLSPLVTAELRERGLILELPEEGVPSFESI, from the coding sequence ATGAGCACCTTCGCCACTGAAGTCGCGCAAGATATCCGCCGTGAACAGGCATTCTGGAGCGACCTTGCCGAGTTGCGAGCCGTCGGCATCCGCTCCACGTTGCTTGATGAAACTCGCGAAGTAACTATATCTGGCCCAACGCTGGGCTCGGAAGCTCTCACGAGACTGCTAAATTCTGCCAGCGTCTTCGCTTCCGCCAGAGATGAGGAGAGCAAGGAGCTGGCGCAGCAAATCGCTGTGTTCGCTTCCATTGCATCTTCTGAACCTGCGGTACGACAAGCATCCATCCGCATTCTGTCGGACCTCGGAAATTTCCCCGGTCTCGCCAGACTCGAGGTACTTCATCCTGTAGAACTCAGCTTTGAAACCCACATGCGGAAGGGGTTGCTCAAGGAAATAAACTCCGTCGATATGGCGGGAAAGCACACAGCGCTAACCGCCTACCAACTGGAGCTGTGGAAAAGTCTGGATGGTGCAAAAGCCACCGCGGTGTCGGCACCCACGTCGTCGGGCAAGTCCTTTGTCGTTCTCGAGCACTTGTGCGAGCGGGCCCTTGCCGCTAGGCGCTTTACTGCCATTTATGTAGCTCCGACGCGAGCGCTTCTCGCAGAGATTCACGGGAAACTGGAAAAGCGACTATCGAGGATAGATGCGGACATCAGGGTCACGACTATTCCGGTACCAGACCCCGAAAGTCGACCGAAGCAAATTTACGTGTTGACCCAGGAGCGAGCACAATTCCTCCTCTCAACTGCGATTATGCGCGGGGCGGTCGACCTTGTGATTTCGGACGAGGCGCAATCCCTCGGAGACGATAGTCGAGGGATGATTCTTCAAGACACTCTTGAGAAGCTTTGGGAGTTGAATCCGCAGGCGACCTTCCTGTTTCTCGCTCCGGGCGCCAGCGGGCTGGGTCTTATTGGGGAGACTATTGGGTTGCCCGCAGTCGAGGTAAAGGAGACGACCCTCTCTCCTGTCGTGCAGAATCGAATTAGCGTAGGGTTCTCGGACTTCAACGAGCATCTCGTAAAGCTAGACCTCGTGACACCCAGAAGGTTAGAGCCCATCGGGTCATATCAGTTCAAACGAGGATTCGCGCTCAGCGAAGACACGAAACTGGCGGCAGTTGCACAAGAACTCGGGGCCTCTGGACGGTCCCTTGTGTATGCGACCGGTCCGAAGAATGCTGAAGATTTGACGGAGCTTCTTGCACTCAATCGTCCGCACGTTGGTTCGAAAGTCTTGAATGACCTCGCGAAGTTTATTGAGCAGCATATTCACAAGCAGTATTCGCTGGCGAAATACGTTCGCCAAGGCGTGGCATTTCACTACGGAAATATGCCAAGCCTGCTACGTGAGGGGATTGAAGCTGCTTTCAGAGGCGGTGAATTAGACTACCTTTGTTGTACCACCACCTTGTTTCAAGGTGTCAATCTGCCTGCACGGAATGTCTTCATTGATACGCCAACTCGCGGACGAGGAGAGCCTCTTGATGAAGCCGACCTCTGGAATTTTGCAGGACGTGCGGGCCGTCTCGGGGAGGAGGTGGTCGGTAACGTGTTCCTGGTCAACTACGAGAATTGGGAGACGCAGCCGCTCACCGAGCGTAAGCCTTTTGCGATGAAGGCTGCCTTCAAAGAAACGGTGGAAGGTGACTTCGATGCAGTGGCCAGATTGCTGGGAGCCGCAACGCTGAAGGCTCCGTTGAGCGAACGCGGGCACACCGATGCAGGGAAGGTAACTGCAGCAGCCGGTCTGATTCTTTTCCGCTCTTCGCAAGGTACCCTGGATACCCTCCTGAACCGTTCGAGCATGGGTCTTTCCGCCGAACAGAAATCCAATCTTAGCTTGCTGGCGAGCAGTGCACTGAAGAGTCTCGAGTTACCTGAAGCTGTTTTGACGACGAGTTGGATGCTGGACCCTGTCGCGCTCGCAAGCCTACACAAGAGGCTCGTGGATGGCATTCGAAAACGTGAGTTTTCCAAGCTGATGCCCGTAAACCCTTCTGGTGACGCTTACAAGGTGTACAACAGCATATTTCGTCGCCTCTACAAACACCTGGGCGGCCTAAACCTTACTGGCGAGGAGGCGAAGAGGACTCGAGGTTTCGTCAACCACGTAACCGCGACAGCGCTGAAATGGATGCGCGGCGAGCCCTTGACGAGGCTCGTAGCAGAGGCGGTAAAGTACAAGCACGGCATGGCACAGAAATCGGGAAGGAAAGCGCCTTCCCAGGCAGTGATTGATGGCGCCATTCGGGATATGTTTGCCCTTATCGAGAAGACAATACGGTTCACGCTCGTTCAGTGGGCAAAGGCTTATGTCGACCTGTTGAAATTCGCTTTGAAGCAGGAAGGTATGGAAGACCTAGCGAATCAAGTCTACGACTTCTCGCTGGCGCTCGAGTTGGGCGTGTCCACTAACACAGGACGGTCGTTGGTTGAGTTTGGCCTATCGCGTATCACGGCAGCTGCGCTTGCATCGCTCATCACGGACTCATCCTTGACACCCGAGCAGGTACGCGAGTGGTTCGCGAAGCAACCAGAGCCACTTTTGTCTCAACTCTCCCCGCTGGTGACGGCAGAGTTGCGCGAACGTGGTCTGATATTGGAACTTCCCGAAGAAGGCGTCCCAAGCTTTGAAAGCATCTAA
- a CDS encoding outer membrane protein assembly factor BamE: MYASIKHHAAPCAALLLALALSGCGNLSKIDDRGASAAPVWPEMTDTTMTLREGIYPDPAKLALVKPGMTKDQLYHLLGRPHFLEGFFFVREWDYLFRLQTPAGDKACQYKILFDKDVLAQQFLWREQDCEEAARAVTGKGKA; this comes from the coding sequence ATGTATGCATCGATCAAACATCACGCGGCGCCATGCGCTGCCCTGCTGCTGGCGCTGGCATTGTCCGGCTGCGGCAATCTCAGCAAGATCGACGACCGCGGCGCCAGCGCGGCGCCGGTCTGGCCGGAGATGACCGACACCACCATGACGCTGCGCGAAGGGATCTATCCCGATCCCGCCAAACTGGCGCTGGTCAAGCCCGGCATGACCAAGGACCAGCTGTACCACCTGCTGGGCCGGCCGCATTTCCTGGAAGGCTTCTTCTTCGTGCGGGAATGGGACTATCTGTTCCGCCTGCAGACGCCTGCCGGCGACAAGGCGTGCCAATACAAGATCCTGTTCGACAAGGACGTGCTGGCGCAGCAGTTCCTGTGGCGCGAGCAGGACTGCGAGGAAGCGGCCAGGGCTGTGACCGGGAAGGGAAAAGCCTGA
- a CDS encoding quinone oxidoreductase, giving the protein MSGNKAIRIHETGGPEVMQWVDVALAEPRAGEVQVKHHAVGVNFIDVYFRTGLYPMPLPGGIGMEAAGVVTALGDGVSCFQVGDRVAYAGSVPGSYALERSVPEEELIHIPDGVDFEEAAAVTLQGLTTQYLLRRVYRVKAGDTILIHAAAGGVGLLACQWARALGAKVIGTVSSDEKAELARENGCDFPIVYSRENFVPRVREITGGAGVPVVYDSVGKDTYVGSLDCLAPLGTFVSFGNASGPLPPIEAFEFTKRGSLFFTRPQLFHYAARRADLNDMASDLFSMMQSGAVKANIGSRYGLAEVVEAHLALESRKTTGSTILIP; this is encoded by the coding sequence ATGAGCGGAAACAAGGCGATCAGGATCCACGAGACCGGCGGCCCGGAAGTCATGCAGTGGGTTGACGTGGCGCTTGCCGAACCTCGGGCCGGCGAGGTCCAGGTGAAGCACCACGCAGTGGGGGTCAACTTCATCGATGTCTACTTCCGTACAGGCTTGTATCCGATGCCGCTCCCTGGCGGGATTGGGATGGAGGCGGCGGGCGTGGTCACTGCCTTAGGGGACGGCGTTAGCTGCTTTCAGGTGGGCGACCGGGTGGCGTATGCCGGCAGCGTGCCCGGCTCATACGCCCTGGAACGGTCGGTGCCGGAGGAGGAATTGATCCATATTCCGGACGGCGTCGATTTCGAGGAGGCCGCCGCGGTAACCCTGCAGGGTCTGACGACTCAATACCTGCTGCGCCGCGTCTATCGTGTGAAGGCTGGCGACACGATCCTGATCCATGCCGCCGCCGGCGGGGTGGGGCTGCTGGCCTGCCAGTGGGCGAGGGCCCTTGGGGCGAAGGTCATCGGCACGGTCAGTTCCGATGAAAAGGCGGAACTGGCCCGGGAAAACGGCTGCGATTTTCCAATCGTGTACTCCCGCGAGAACTTTGTCCCAAGAGTGCGCGAGATCACCGGCGGCGCGGGGGTGCCGGTGGTGTATGACTCCGTCGGCAAGGACACCTATGTCGGCTCGCTCGACTGTCTTGCGCCGCTCGGCACCTTCGTGAGCTTTGGCAATGCATCCGGGCCGCTGCCGCCGATCGAAGCCTTTGAGTTCACCAAGCGAGGTTCCCTTTTCTTCACGCGGCCGCAGTTGTTCCACTATGCTGCCCGCCGCGCCGATCTCAACGACATGGCCTCTGACCTGTTCTCCATGATGCAAAGCGGCGCGGTTAAGGCAAATATCGGCAGTCGCTACGGGCTAGCGGAAGTTGTCGAGGCGCACCTCGCCTTGGAGAGCAGGAAGACGACAGGATCCACCATCCTGATTCCGTGA
- a CDS encoding DUF1330 domain-containing protein, protein MRKGYWIALVDVTDIEGYKGYIAANQAVFEKFGGRFIIRNGEKIVVEGSLRSRVVVIEFEDYQTALACYRSSEYRAAMSLRQPFSQGDIVVIEGYEELPA, encoded by the coding sequence ATGCGTAAAGGCTACTGGATTGCATTAGTCGATGTCACCGATATCGAGGGCTACAAAGGCTATATCGCTGCCAACCAGGCAGTGTTCGAGAAGTTCGGCGGACGCTTCATCATCCGCAACGGCGAGAAGATAGTGGTCGAAGGTTCTCTGCGTTCGCGCGTGGTGGTGATCGAGTTCGAGGATTACCAGACCGCCTTGGCCTGCTATCGATCGTCCGAGTATCGGGCGGCGATGTCCCTGCGCCAGCCCTTTTCGCAGGGAGACATTGTCGTGATCGAAGGGTATGAGGAGCTACCAGCATGA
- a CDS encoding site-specific integrase, with protein MQGLAPRAVWERYLPSDAEDARAASCPPGTLSGSDATRGVPRLTGWIRAELCAAAARGGDFAQARLLRLDLAPSAQAAPPSLEAFADREGLAECSEAEQLAAYEVVFGSALSQQRRRIRLLHRQLDAIYALETRMVQPPQRADGVEAWFVDSLALRLRAGGISSLGALHARMASRSAWWEGLRGVGAIKAQALEEFVTAHAASLGPLPLRTTPLPAPLAPAAAVREAVSEASISPFLPLAQLALSSELSGATGRFRAPPEHCLLSATDDRAAIDAWVAARGSRASSGATVDGVGLGIGQRRHRTPTEHAYGKEAERLLLWAVLVRRRALSSLTVEDCVAYREFLLAPLPEWCGPHGPPRWSSRWRPFVGALSVPSCNFALSVLGNLFGFLVDQGYLVGNPWRAVAPPSRPASGPDVGRAFTPDQWALIEQELGRRPPGLATHRLQIALPLLHDTGLRLSELIGATTEDLHWESWTAPGASRMEGWWLTVHGKRAKVREVPVPDTWVAALSAYLVARGYVGSLPQSSAVPLLGGASPRHAAQGDGNDTVSGNAFHRQLKRFFAHCAAALEADEPAAARHLRRASAHWLRHTHISHALEAGVPIEVVQQNVGHASLDTTTRYVHTEKVRRHVLMRKLWTRPT; from the coding sequence ATGCAGGGCCTCGCACCGCGGGCGGTGTGGGAGCGTTATCTGCCGAGCGATGCGGAGGACGCGCGCGCCGCATCGTGCCCACCCGGCACTCTGAGCGGGTCCGATGCGACGCGTGGCGTGCCGCGGCTGACCGGCTGGATTCGCGCTGAGCTCTGCGCGGCCGCGGCGCGCGGCGGGGATTTTGCGCAGGCCCGCTTGCTCCGGCTGGACCTCGCGCCGTCGGCGCAGGCGGCCCCGCCCTCGCTCGAAGCGTTTGCCGATCGCGAGGGGCTGGCGGAATGTTCGGAGGCCGAGCAGTTGGCGGCCTATGAGGTCGTTTTCGGTAGTGCGCTGTCCCAGCAGCGTCGACGGATCCGATTGCTGCATCGCCAACTGGACGCCATTTATGCGCTCGAGACCCGCATGGTCCAACCCCCGCAGCGCGCCGATGGCGTCGAAGCCTGGTTCGTCGATTCGCTGGCCCTGCGCTTGCGTGCTGGCGGGATCTCGTCACTGGGTGCGCTCCATGCGCGCATGGCATCCCGTTCCGCGTGGTGGGAAGGCCTGCGCGGCGTGGGCGCGATCAAGGCGCAGGCGCTTGAGGAGTTCGTCACGGCGCATGCCGCTAGCTTAGGCCCGCTGCCGCTGCGCACGACGCCGCTGCCCGCGCCGCTCGCCCCGGCCGCGGCTGTCAGGGAGGCCGTCAGCGAGGCATCGATCAGCCCGTTCCTGCCGTTGGCGCAACTCGCCTTGTCCAGCGAGCTCAGCGGTGCGACGGGGCGGTTCCGCGCGCCCCCCGAACATTGCCTGTTGTCGGCAACGGACGATCGCGCCGCCATCGACGCCTGGGTGGCGGCACGCGGCAGCCGGGCGTCGAGCGGCGCGACCGTTGATGGCGTGGGCCTGGGCATCGGGCAACGACGTCATCGCACGCCCACCGAGCACGCGTATGGGAAGGAGGCCGAACGGCTGTTACTGTGGGCGGTGTTGGTCCGGCGGCGTGCCCTGTCGTCACTCACCGTGGAGGACTGTGTGGCGTACCGCGAGTTCCTGCTGGCGCCCCTTCCAGAATGGTGCGGCCCGCATGGACCGCCCCGTTGGTCTAGTCGTTGGCGTCCCTTTGTCGGCGCCCTGTCCGTGCCATCGTGCAACTTCGCGCTCAGCGTGCTGGGCAATCTGTTTGGATTCTTGGTGGACCAAGGCTACCTGGTCGGAAATCCGTGGCGCGCTGTGGCACCTCCGAGTCGTCCCGCGTCGGGTCCTGATGTGGGGCGCGCTTTCACGCCGGATCAATGGGCGCTGATCGAGCAGGAACTCGGCCGGCGCCCGCCCGGACTCGCGACGCACCGCCTGCAGATCGCGCTGCCGTTGCTGCACGACACGGGATTGCGGCTGTCCGAACTGATCGGCGCAACCACCGAGGATTTGCACTGGGAATCGTGGACGGCGCCTGGCGCTTCGCGCATGGAGGGGTGGTGGCTGACGGTCCACGGCAAGCGCGCCAAGGTCCGCGAGGTGCCGGTCCCCGACACCTGGGTCGCGGCGCTGTCGGCGTATCTCGTTGCGCGCGGCTACGTCGGCAGTCTGCCGCAATCGAGCGCCGTGCCCCTGCTCGGCGGGGCGAGCCCTCGGCACGCTGCGCAGGGTGATGGCAATGACACCGTATCGGGCAATGCTTTTCATCGGCAGTTAAAGCGCTTTTTTGCCCATTGTGCCGCCGCGTTGGAGGCGGATGAGCCGGCTGCCGCACGGCACCTGCGGCGCGCCAGCGCCCACTGGTTGCGGCACACGCATATCTCGCACGCGCTCGAGGCGGGCGTCCCCATCGAGGTGGTGCAACAGAATGTTGGACATGCGTCGCTCGATACCACCACGCGCTACGTCCATACCGAGAAAGTCCGCCGTCATGTGCTCATGCGCAAGCTATGGACTCGCCCAACTTAA